CGCCACCGGTGACGAATTGCTGCCGCCGGGGAGCGCGCCTGAACCCGCGCAGATCATCGCCTCCAACACATTTGGCGTTGCTGCACTGGCCCGGCAGGCAGGCGCTGAGGTTATCGATCTCGGTATCATCGCCGATGATGACAGCCTTATCCGCGCCGCCATCCGCAGGGCCGTTGCGGCCGGGGTGGACGTGTTGGTGACGCTTGGCGGCGCCTCGGTCGGCGACCATGATCTCGTGCAGGCGGCCCTGAAGGCGGAAGGCATGCAGCTCGATTTCTGGCGCATCGCCATGCGTCCGGGAAAACCGCTGATGGTCGGCGCGATCGGCAGCACGCAGGTTCTCGGCCTGCCCGGAAACCCGGTCGCAAGCCTCGTCTGCGGCCTGCTCTTCCTGGAGCCGCTGATCCGCAGGATCGCCCGTCGTGCGCCGCTGCAGCGCAGCACGTCGGCCCGCACCGCGACGCCGCTGAAAGCCAATGACCAGCGGCAGGACTATCTGCGCGCCCGTTTCAGCGCGGACGAAAACGGTGCGCTGGTGGCGGAAGCCTATGCGAAGCAGGATTCATCCATGATGAAGATATTGGCCCATTCTGATGGCCTGATCGTGCGCCCGCCACACGCGCCGGAGGCAGCGCCCGGGGCGATATGCCCGGTTATAAGGCTGAAGCCCTGACAGGCTGCGGGCCGGATTTCGGCCCGCAATGAGCAGGCCCTTTCCCAATCTTGCCGATTGGTCGCCTCGCCTTCACAAAATGGTGCCAGCGCCAGCCGCGGCAAACAGGGATAAAACTGTAGCATCCCTGTATATCGACACGAGGGATAAAAATAACCGCCTTAAAGCGGAGTCTCGCCGGCGCCATCCCTATCCCTTCGCGGGACACTTCTCCACATTGCTGTGCCAAAATAAATCAGATGAATCCCGTTATTGGGATTGACAGAATAAATGCGATGCTGGCACCAAGACGAACAGTAGAGGCAAAAACTACGGAAATCCTACAAAATGAAAATTACTGATGATTATCAATTAAATAAGATAAAAATAGACGAAAAATAAGTTTCAGGGAACAAAATTTAGTTTTCCATAAATTAAGCTTTCCAAAACAGCTCGTATAATAATAATCATAGTCGATAAGCAGACTCACTGGAGTTTCTTGATGAACACGGCATCCACGCCCAAAACCACGGGGCCCGACATTGCCGGGCAGATTGCCTATGCCATGCGGAGCATGGGTGTTTCGCCGATCCCTCGTAATTATAGTCTGTTTTACGAAGCCTATATCGGCTCGAACCCGGCGCTCACGAAAGATCTGGCGGCGCTTGGCAACCGGGTCACGCAGGAGGATCTGGACGAGTTGTCGTCGCGTTACGGCGAAGGCAATCCCAACCGCTCCATCGACGACGCGCAGGACAAACTGCGGCGCGAGCTGGAGGCGCTGCTGGGCACGCTGAAGCGCGAACAATCCTCCATCGAGAATTACAACCGCATTCTCGGCGAAACGCGCCAGCGCATCGATGACAAGAACGCCGCCAGCAACAATATTCTGAGAAAT
This window of the Agrobacterium fabrum str. C58 genome carries:
- the glp gene encoding gephyrin-like molybdotransferase Glp encodes the protein MNPLLPVDEAIKRLLEAAVPVTDSETLPLAECDGRVLATDLAARLTQPPFDASAMDGYALRSADAAEIGSVLTLIGQAAAGHAFAGTVGKGEAVRIFTGAPVPDGADTILIQEDAELLDDGKIRTTFAVTAGRHIRPRGQDFTEGETALEAGRELGFTDLTLAAAMNHAALSVYRRPRIAILATGDELLPPGSAPEPAQIIASNTFGVAALARQAGAEVIDLGIIADDDSLIRAAIRRAVAAGVDVLVTLGGASVGDHDLVQAALKAEGMQLDFWRIAMRPGKPLMVGAIGSTQVLGLPGNPVASLVCGLLFLEPLIRRIARRAPLQRSTSARTATPLKANDQRQDYLRARFSADENGALVAEAYAKQDSSMMKILAHSDGLIVRPPHAPEAAPGAICPVIRLKP